From the Rhodoferax mekongensis genome, one window contains:
- the mmuM gene encoding homocysteine S-methyltransferase: protein MMLNPLNSFLAHDRLMVLDGALATELERRGANLNDALWSAKLLIEQPELIRAVHADYFAAGADVATTASYQATFEAFTRRGMSRAEAADLMRLSVTLACEARDAFWAEPSNRVGRLRPLVAASVGPYGAMLADGSEYRGHYGLSRAALADFHRERMQVLSSSGADLLACETIPCLDEALAIADVLAEQNNMTAWISFSCKDGEHNVQGERLADCVAVLEAYPHIVAIGVNCTAPEHVASLVEQAKARTTKPVLVYPNSGEHYDAEGKVWTGACNPADAYAEMAARWQAKGARMIGGCCRTGPDDIRAVRLMAAA from the coding sequence ATGATGCTGAATCCCCTGAATAGTTTTCTCGCCCACGACCGCCTGATGGTGCTGGACGGCGCCCTGGCCACCGAGCTGGAGCGCCGTGGCGCCAACCTGAATGACGCGCTGTGGTCTGCCAAGCTGCTGATCGAACAACCCGAGCTCATTCGCGCGGTGCATGCGGACTACTTTGCCGCCGGCGCCGATGTGGCCACCACCGCCAGCTACCAAGCCACCTTTGAAGCGTTTACCCGCCGTGGCATGAGCCGGGCGGAGGCAGCGGATTTGATGCGCCTGTCGGTGACTCTGGCCTGCGAGGCGCGCGATGCCTTCTGGGCCGAGCCCTCGAACCGCGTGGGGCGCCTGCGTCCGCTGGTGGCTGCCTCGGTAGGCCCGTATGGCGCTATGCTGGCCGATGGCTCGGAGTACCGCGGCCACTACGGCCTGAGCCGTGCCGCGCTGGCCGACTTCCACCGCGAACGCATGCAGGTGCTGTCTAGCTCTGGCGCTGACCTGCTGGCCTGCGAGACGATTCCGTGCCTGGACGAAGCTTTGGCGATTGCTGATGTGCTTGCAGAGCAAAACAACATGACTGCGTGGATCAGCTTCTCTTGCAAAGACGGCGAGCACAACGTGCAGGGCGAGCGCTTGGCAGACTGCGTGGCTGTGCTGGAGGCCTACCCGCACATCGTTGCCATCGGTGTGAACTGCACGGCGCCTGAGCATGTGGCCAGCTTGGTCGAGCAGGCAAAGGCCCGCACCACCAAGCCGGTGCTGGTCTACCCGAACTCCGGTGAGCATTACGACGCCGAAGGCAAGGTTTGGACCGGTGCTTGCAACCCGGCGGATGCTTACGCAGAGATGGCTGCGCGCTGGCAAGCCAAAGGGGCCCGCATGATTGGTGGCTGCTGCCGCACCGGCCCGGACGACATCCGCGCGGTGCGCCTTATGGCTGCCGCCTGA